The Caldisericia bacterium genome has a segment encoding these proteins:
- a CDS encoding bifunctional folylpolyglutamate synthase/dihydrofolate synthase has protein sequence MFSYVEALDFLGARKRRTIKPGLDRIKLLLNILGNPEKGKRVIHVAGTKGKGSTCVFISRLLSYHGYKVGLFLSPHLQCFRERISINGNFISAKEFGRYIWEIKNIYEKEDKFKEIGEPTLFEILTAISLHYFHKNNVDFVVLETGLGGRLDATNVVANPLTSVITPIGLDHMDILGDTIEKISFEKAGIIKRRRPVILSEQEERALKVIIDKGRECNSKIYMAGRDFSTRIIKMDRGGTIFTYKSNKNFFENLKIKLLGEYQVMNSSLAIKTLEVLEDLGLIEIKESKIRKALEDAFIPGRGEIINEGGRVYILDGAHNEISMREVRKFLQQYFSCGKINLIFGILKDKNIERVLEMILPCAEKVIFTAPSGVRERRTPPDYLLSLAKKMFPFKEMGVSKNVAQAFKMANEFFSLEPVVVTGSFYIVGEARSILKRYYFS, from the coding sequence ATGTTTTCTTATGTAGAGGCACTGGATTTTCTTGGTGCAAGAAAGAGAAGAACTATAAAACCGGGGCTTGATAGGATAAAACTTCTTCTTAACATCCTTGGAAACCCAGAGAAGGGAAAAAGGGTTATTCATGTTGCTGGAACAAAGGGAAAAGGATCCACATGTGTTTTTATATCCCGCTTGCTCTCATACCATGGATATAAGGTTGGCCTCTTTCTATCTCCCCATCTCCAGTGCTTCAGGGAAAGAATTTCTATAAATGGAAATTTTATCTCTGCCAAGGAGTTCGGGAGGTACATATGGGAGATAAAAAATATTTATGAGAAGGAAGATAAATTTAAAGAAATTGGTGAACCAACGCTGTTTGAGATCTTAACAGCAATCTCTTTACACTATTTTCACAAAAATAATGTAGATTTTGTTGTTCTTGAAACAGGACTTGGGGGAAGACTTGATGCCACAAATGTGGTGGCAAATCCGCTAACTTCCGTTATAACTCCAATAGGCCTTGATCATATGGATATTCTCGGAGATACCATAGAAAAAATCTCCTTTGAAAAGGCTGGAATAATAAAGAGGAGAAGACCAGTTATTCTATCAGAACAGGAGGAAAGAGCGCTTAAGGTGATTATAGATAAAGGGAGAGAATGTAATTCAAAAATATACATGGCAGGAAGAGATTTCTCAACCAGGATAATTAAAATGGATAGAGGTGGGACCATATTTACATACAAATCCAATAAAAATTTCTTTGAAAATTTAAAGATAAAGTTGCTTGGTGAGTATCAGGTGATGAATAGCTCTCTTGCAATAAAAACTTTGGAGGTGCTTGAAGATTTAGGATTGATAGAAATAAAGGAGAGTAAAATTAGGAAAGCTTTAGAGGATGCATTTATTCCTGGAAGAGGAGAAATAATTAATGAGGGTGGAAGAGTTTATATCCTTGACGGGGCTCACAATGAAATTTCAATGAGAGAGGTTAGAAAATTTTTACAACAATACTTTAGTTGTGGTAAAATAAATTTGATTTTTGGAATCTTGAAGGATAAGAACATTGAAAGAGTGTTGGAGATGATACTTCCTTGTGCAGAAAAGGTTATTTTTACAGCACCGAGCGGGGTAAGGGAGAGGAGAACTCCTCCAGATTACTTATTAAGTCTTGCAAAGAAGATGTTTCCTTTTAAAGAGATGGGAGTTTCAAAAAATGTAGCTCAAGCTTTTAAGATGGCAAATGAATTTTTTTCACTTGAACCAGTTGTTGTAACTGGGTCTTTTTATATTGTAGGAGAAGCGAGGTCTATACTTAAAAGATACTACTTTAGTTAA